A single window of Mangifera indica cultivar Alphonso chromosome 18, CATAS_Mindica_2.1, whole genome shotgun sequence DNA harbors:
- the LOC123201544 gene encoding mitogen-activated protein kinase kinase kinase 18-like, translating to MEWRRGPLIGRGSTATVSLATVVPSGEVIAVKSTELSKSEFLQREQKFLSKMNSPYIVKYRGFNATEEMYNLCIDYAPGGSLFDEIQRHGGRLNEQRIKFYTSQILKGLNYLHTKGLVHCDIKSKNILIGKDGFAKIADLGCAKFGENFDDNEDFARSEFSGTPVFMAPEVARREEQEFAADIWAVGCTIIEMATGTNPWPELSDPVSALYRIGFSGEVPETPRWISVEGKDFLSKCLRKDPNERWTAKELLQHPFVSEVIESHNCFNEENMTSPCTVLDHGIWDSSLGLKISTYQVCSLNSLGEKIQKLFGSAANWRGDDEDWITVRSNEDQESSTVTRSDFDFDFDSAGEVQSSIFYADLLLQSSFESATSCKDDSVLENVCFETDINEDSCLLQSELYFSVVFLLETAIFWFDFGFFSVAVMSLNSTEPSHGLFKCEQRRTFDFDTKSKKVYEHDPN from the coding sequence ATGGAGTGGAGGAGAGGGCCCTTGATTGGCCGCGGCTCCACCGCCACGGTGTCGCTGGCAACGGTGGTTCCTTCCGGCGAGGTTATAGCGGTGAAGTCCACGGAGCTTTCAAAATCTGAGTTTTTACAAAGAGAGCAAAAATTCTTGTCCAAAATGAACTCTCCTTACATAGTTAAGTACAGAGGCTTCAATGCGACAGAAGAAATGTACAATCTTTGCATAGATTATGCGCCCGGTGGTTCACTTTTCGATGAAATTCAAAGGCACGGAGGAAGATTAAATGAGCAGAGGATCAAATTCTACACGAGCCAGATCCTCAAAGGCTTGAATTATCTTCACACGAAAGGATTAGTGCATTGTGACATCAAAAGCAAGAATATTTTGATAGGCAAGGATGGTTTTGCAAAGATTGCTGATCTGGGTTGTGCTAAATTCGGGGAAAATTTTGATGACAATGAAGATTTTGCAAGGTCAGAATTTTCCGGTACACCGGTGTTCATGGCGCCGGAGGTGGCAAGGCGAGAGGAACAAGAGTTTGCTGCTGATATATGGGCTGTTGGGTGCACAATTATTGAAATGGCCACTGGCACTAACCCGTGGCCGGAGCTGAGTGACCCGGTTTCCGCCCTTTACCGGATCGGATTCTCCGGCGAGGTACCCGAGACGCCGCGTTGGATTTCGGTGGAGGGGAAAGACTTCTTGAGCAAGTGTTTGAGAAAAGATCCCAATGAAAGATGGACAGCCAAAGAGCTTCTTCAACATCCATTTGTTAGTGAAGTGATTGAGTCCCATAATTGCTTCAATGAAGAAAATATGACTTCTCCCTGCACAGTTCTTGATCATGGCATTTGGGATTCTTCATTGGGCCTGAAAATATCTACATATCAAGTTTGTTCTTTGAATTCGCTAGGTGAGAAGATTCAGAAATTGTTTGGAAGTGCAGCAAATTGGAGGGGGGATGATGAAGATTGGATCACAGTCAGAAGCAATGAGGATCAAGAGTCATCAACTGTAACAAGAtcagattttgattttgattttgattctgcAGGAGAAGttcaaagttcaattttttatgCAGATTTGTTGTTGCAATCCTCTTTTGAAAGTGCTACTTCTTGTAAAGATGATTCTGTATTGGAAAATGTATGTTTTGAGACAGATATTAATGAAGATTCATGTTTGCTTCAATCTGAGTTGTATTTTTCTGTAGTATTTTTACTTGAGACTGCAATTTTCTggtttgattttggtttcttCTCTGTTGCTGTGATGAGTTTGAACTCAACAGAGCCTTCTCACGGACTTTTCAAGTGTGAACAGAGGAGAACTTTTGATTTTGACACCAAGTCCAAGAAAGTCTATGAACATGATCCAAATTAG
- the LOC123201380 gene encoding syntaxin-61-like isoform X1 — MSSAQDPFYIVREEIQESIDKLQSSYRQWENSPGDGAEHVHLTKELLASCESIEWQVDELDKTISVASRDPSWYGIDEVELEKRRRWTSTARTQVGNVKKTVVVGLDLNGFGTTSASGMRRELMRMPNNHQTDRSNQYAIQDNDDFIQSESDRQMLLIKQQDEDLDELSESVERIGGIGITIHDELLAQEKIIDDLGTEMDSTSNRLDFVQKKVAMVMKKASAKGQIMMICFLLALFIILFVLVFFT, encoded by the exons ATGTCGTCTGCTCAAGATCCATTTTATATCGTCAGAGAGGAGATTCAAGAATCG ATTGATAAGCTGCAGTCTTCTTATCGTCAATGGGAAAATAGTCCTGGTGATGGTGCTGAGCATGTGCATCTCACGAAGGAGCTACTCGCCTCTTGCGAGAGCATTGAGTGGCAG GTGGATGAATTGGACAAAACAATTTCTGTTGCAAGTAGAGACCCTAGTTGGTATGGCATTGATGAAGTGGAACTTGAGAAACGAAGGAGATGGACGAGCACAGCTCGTACTCAG GTTGGCAACGTGAAGAAAACAGTTGTAGTTGGACTGGATCTGAATGGTTTTGGTACTACTAGTGCAAGTGGAATGCGCCGGGAACTAATGAGGATGCCTAACAATCATCAGACAGACAGATCCAACCAGTATGCAATCCAAgataatgatgattttatccaaTCGGAATCAGATAGACAGATGCTTCTCATAAA GCAACAAGATGAGGATTTGGATGAGCTTAGTGAGAGTGTGGAGAGAATCGGAGGCATTGGGATTACCATACATGATGAACTCCTTGCACAG GAGAAGATTATTGATGATCTGGGTACAGAAATGGATAGTACATCAAATCGTCTGGATTTTGTTCAG AAAAAAGTAGCTATGGTCATGAAGAAGGCTAGTGCGAAGGGTCAGATAATGATGATATGCTTTCTGCTAGCTCTGTTCATCATCCTATTTGTTCTGGTCTTCTTTACCTAG
- the LOC123202355 gene encoding probable WRKY transcription factor 31: protein MDKPLGLFFDTLLSRTFFPFSNNNTKNPPLSSTPSSRFNKNLAMDEHPDGDSQKRVVNEMNFFADDHKQTSTSLLDVKKELAFLHDRDDEQEIIKLDVNTGLNLSISSSSCEKDQMAVLRADLNKMNVENQRLKSQLNQANSDYRALQMHLYTFMQRQHILKAANSQTPEMAKRNGEVTVARHFMDLGQAEKDNHEVAQSSSENTRSQEFRISPENIIVESMEAGRKITNGKEIVAVDRLDNNNNKEESSERAHQSGWISNKLPKFNSSRDVEHASQTMTSIIRKARVSVRARSEAAMISDGCQWRKYGQKMAKGNPCPRAYYRCTMASGCPVRKQVQRCAQDQSVLITTYEGNHNHPLPPAAVSMASTTSAAASMLLSGSMPSSDGMMSPHFNLKNALPFSPSLASLSASAPFPTVTLDLTHFNPTNNNPSQFHRPLTQVHGSSQSLPLNAVAMPHVLGQVNNQQGNFFGLLRSLGVETPHLPQSQMQAHVANDTITAATAAITSDPSFAAALVAAITSIISNSHQNQQNGNNSTTTRNSSDRLMNI from the exons ATGGACAAACCACTAGGACTTTTCTTTGATACTCTTCTTTCTCGTACTTTCTTCCCTTTCAGTAATAACAACACAAAAAACCCACCACTCTCCTCTACTCCTTCCTCTCGGTTCAACAAGAATTTGGCCATGGATGAACATCCAGATGGGGATTCTCAGAAAAGAGTCGTCAATGAAATGAACTTCTTTGCTGATGATCATAAACAAACGTCTACCTCCTTGCTTGATGTCAAGAAAGAATTAGCCTTCCTTCATGATCGAGATGATGAGCAAGAAATAATCAAACTGGATGTCAAT ACTGGTTTAAATCTTTCAATCTCGAGCTCAAGCTGTGAGAAGGATCAG ATGGCTGTTCTCCGGGCTGACTTGAACAAAATGAATGTGGAAAATCAGCGATTAAAGAGCCAGCTAAATCAAGCCAACAGTGACTACCGTGCTTTACAGATGCACTTGTACACATTTATGCAACGCCAACACATTTTGAAAGCCGCAAACTCACAGACTCCTGAg ATGGCGAAGAGGAATGGAGAAGTCACTGTTGCAAGGCATTTTATGGACCTGGGTCAAGCTGAAAAGGATAATCATGAAGTTGCTCAATCTTCTTCAGAGAATACAAGATCACAGGAGTTTCGTATTTCGCCTGAAAATATCATAGTTGAGTCCATGGAGGCCGGACGGAAGATTACCAACGGTAAAGAAATAGTTGCAGTGGATCGTCtggataataataacaacaaagaaGAAAGCTCAGAACGAGCTCATCAATCTGGATGGATTTCGAACAAACTTCCCAAGTTTAATTCTTCAAGAGATGTTGAGCATGCCTCACAGACGATGACCTCCATCATCAGAAAAGCTCGAGTCTCAGTTCGAGCTCGATCAGAAGCGGCCATG ATCTCTGATGGCTGCCAATGGAGGAAATATGGGCAGAAAATGGCTAAAGGAAATCCTTGCCCTCGTGCTTACTATCGCTGCACCATGGCCTCCGGTTGCCCAGTTCGCAAACAG GTTCAACGGTGTGCGCAAGATCAAAGTGTTCTGATAACGACGTACGAAGGCAATCACAACCACCCACTGCCGCCGGCTGCTGTGTCAATGGCGTCGACTACGTCAGCCGCAGCGTCGATGCTGCTATCGGGATCAATGCCGAGCTCAGATGGGATGATGAGCCCACATTTCAATCTTAAAAATGCACTGCCATTCTCGCCAAGTTTGGCTTCTCTTTCTGCTTCAGCGCCATTTCCGACTGTAACATTAGACCTCACTCATTTCAATCCCACTAATAATAATCCTTCACAGTTTCATCGCCCGCTGACCCAAGTCCATGGCTCTTCTCAAAGCTTGCCTCTCAATGCTGTCGCCATGCCACATGTTCTTGGTCAGGTTAATAATCAGCAAGGCAACTTTTTCGGTCTTCTCAGATCGCTGGGAGTTGAAACTCCTCATTTACCGCAGAGTCAGATGCAGGCCCATGTGGCAAATGACACCATTACAGCGGCAACGGCCGCCATTACTTCGGATCCCAGCTTCGCCGCAGCTCTAGTGGCCGCCATCACATCCATTATCAGCAATTCTCATCAAAACCAGCAGAATGGTAACAACTCCACAACTACAAGAAACAGCAGCGACAGACTCATGAACATCTGA
- the LOC123201380 gene encoding syntaxin-61-like isoform X2 produces MVLSMCISRRSYSPLARALSGRKVDELDKTISVASRDPSWYGIDEVELEKRRRWTSTARTQVGNVKKTVVVGLDLNGFGTTSASGMRRELMRMPNNHQTDRSNQYAIQDNDDFIQSESDRQMLLIKQQDEDLDELSESVERIGGIGITIHDELLAQEKIIDDLGTEMDSTSNRLDFVQKKVAMVMKKASAKGQIMMICFLLALFIILFVLVFFT; encoded by the exons ATGGTGCTGAGCATGTGCATCTCACGAAGGAGCTACTCGCCTCTTGCGAGAGCATTGAGTGGCAG GAAGGTGGATGAATTGGACAAAACAATTTCTGTTGCAAGTAGAGACCCTAGTTGGTATGGCATTGATGAAGTGGAACTTGAGAAACGAAGGAGATGGACGAGCACAGCTCGTACTCAG GTTGGCAACGTGAAGAAAACAGTTGTAGTTGGACTGGATCTGAATGGTTTTGGTACTACTAGTGCAAGTGGAATGCGCCGGGAACTAATGAGGATGCCTAACAATCATCAGACAGACAGATCCAACCAGTATGCAATCCAAgataatgatgattttatccaaTCGGAATCAGATAGACAGATGCTTCTCATAAA GCAACAAGATGAGGATTTGGATGAGCTTAGTGAGAGTGTGGAGAGAATCGGAGGCATTGGGATTACCATACATGATGAACTCCTTGCACAG GAGAAGATTATTGATGATCTGGGTACAGAAATGGATAGTACATCAAATCGTCTGGATTTTGTTCAG AAAAAAGTAGCTATGGTCATGAAGAAGGCTAGTGCGAAGGGTCAGATAATGATGATATGCTTTCTGCTAGCTCTGTTCATCATCCTATTTGTTCTGGTCTTCTTTACCTAG
- the LOC123201381 gene encoding uncharacterized protein LOC123201381, whose protein sequence is MIYLLFKIVLTEMSLILILLFKNPLRNLVVMGVDMLKQGTGPLIARTVAATVVVVFASTLFSAMEIQRRSKEGPINPTDEVLMANLLLQASLTGFSLFLALMVDRLHYYIKEVLSLRKQLEQAMNFYKVHEESKKA, encoded by the exons ATGATATATCTTTTGTTCAAAATTGTGTTGACAGAAATGAGTTTGATTCTGATCCTTCTGTTCAAAAACCCCCTAAGGAATTTGGTGGTAATGGGGGTAGATATGCTGAAGCAGGGGACAGGTCCCTTGATTGCGAGGACTGTTGCCGCAACTGTGGTGGTGGTTTTTGCCTCAACCTTGTTCTCTGCAATGGAGATTCAGCGACGTTCGAAGGAAGGTCCGATCAATCCAACCGATGAAGTTCTCATGGCAAATCTCCTTCTTCAAGCATCTCTTACAG GATTTTCTCTATTTCTTGCATTGATGGTAGATAGACTACACTACTATATCAAAGAGGTCCTTTCATTGAGGAAGCAATTGGAACAAGCAATGAACTTCTACAAGGTTCATGAAGAGAGCAAAAAGGCCTAA